One genomic window of Actinoplanes lobatus includes the following:
- a CDS encoding putative bifunctional diguanylate cyclase/phosphodiesterase: MTRLRDRLPAGGGLRDEDWEGRHRLLTVLLAVCMVLLTVFGVFRAEHPADLLIIDGLLLPGLVAAARLRNRRARSIAVALGFAVSCAGFVSLCHGLTEAHFTFFIVIGALALYRDWAPFGGFLAVTVVHHAGFGAADAGHTFGHGQAQANPLVWALLHGIAVLAAAGFHVVAWRLTETEERRAQDNLDESQAQLGVAFDETPVPMAMFGPDGRILRINPAYRDWLRLPDRLPDGFRVADLPLVQVDESEPSLMRLATESREPTNVTRQYRRTDDGSLIWVQTHATGLRDRAGRLRLVLAHCIDVTATRDHEAELRHQVRHDSLTGLLSRKAFEEDLELLLASSAEPVSVIYLDVDRFKSINDEAGHGTGDAVLRALAARLTQVVPDGALLARLAGDEFIAALPGPSGTGLRIGKGILASLAGPLAVGGSELPVSVSVGVTTAFGGVSAEEVVLAADTAMYAAKRAGGNRLQVFTEQLRVPVQERIAAEGRLRRALSGDLRITLPLWFQPVVSTATGRIAGAEALVRMRTPDGEILTPYHFVGVAEETGLIVPLGEHVLRSAVDHLLHWSDRLGYVSVNVSPRQLAEPDFVPMVAGVLAGAPGLDPSRIVLEITETALLDSAVDVSERLASLKHLGVRIALDDFGTGYSSLTWLKSLPADIVKLDRSFVAGLAEDPRKASIIQAVLWLAHSLGMSTIAEGVEELSDWEALKAAGCPAVQGYLFSKPLPAPAFDRMLLASHERATSGGVHLNETTGTVLAG; encoded by the coding sequence ATGACGCGGCTCCGTGACCGGCTCCCGGCCGGCGGCGGCCTCCGGGACGAGGACTGGGAGGGCCGGCACCGGCTTCTGACGGTGCTGCTCGCCGTCTGCATGGTGCTGCTGACGGTGTTCGGCGTGTTCCGCGCCGAGCACCCCGCCGACCTGCTGATCATCGACGGCCTGTTGCTGCCCGGCCTGGTCGCGGCCGCGCGGTTGCGGAACCGGCGGGCCCGGTCGATCGCCGTGGCGCTCGGCTTCGCGGTGTCGTGCGCCGGGTTCGTATCGCTGTGTCACGGTCTCACCGAGGCGCACTTCACGTTCTTCATCGTGATCGGGGCGCTCGCCCTCTACCGGGACTGGGCGCCGTTCGGTGGCTTCCTGGCCGTCACCGTGGTGCACCACGCCGGCTTCGGGGCGGCCGATGCCGGCCACACCTTCGGCCACGGCCAGGCGCAGGCGAACCCGCTGGTCTGGGCGCTGCTGCACGGCATCGCGGTGCTGGCCGCCGCCGGATTCCACGTGGTCGCCTGGCGGCTGACCGAGACCGAGGAGCGGCGCGCCCAGGACAACCTGGACGAGAGCCAGGCCCAGCTCGGTGTCGCCTTCGACGAGACGCCGGTGCCGATGGCCATGTTCGGCCCGGACGGGCGGATCCTGCGCATCAACCCGGCGTACCGGGACTGGCTGCGCCTGCCCGACCGGCTGCCGGACGGGTTCCGCGTCGCCGACCTGCCGCTCGTCCAGGTCGACGAGAGCGAGCCGAGCCTGATGCGGCTGGCCACCGAGTCCCGCGAGCCGACGAACGTGACCCGGCAGTACCGGCGTACCGACGACGGCTCGCTGATCTGGGTGCAGACCCACGCCACCGGCCTGCGCGACCGCGCCGGCCGGCTGCGGCTGGTCCTGGCACACTGCATCGACGTCACCGCGACCCGCGACCACGAGGCCGAGCTGCGCCACCAGGTGCGGCACGACTCGCTCACCGGCCTGCTGTCCCGCAAGGCGTTCGAGGAGGACCTGGAGCTGCTGCTGGCGAGCAGCGCCGAACCGGTCAGCGTCATCTACCTGGACGTCGACCGCTTCAAGTCGATCAACGACGAGGCCGGGCACGGCACCGGCGACGCCGTGCTGCGCGCCCTGGCCGCACGTCTCACCCAGGTCGTCCCGGACGGCGCCCTGCTCGCCCGGCTCGCCGGCGACGAGTTCATCGCGGCGCTGCCCGGCCCGTCCGGCACCGGCCTGCGGATCGGTAAAGGCATCCTCGCGTCGCTCGCCGGGCCGCTCGCCGTCGGTGGCTCCGAGCTGCCCGTGTCGGTCAGCGTCGGCGTCACCACGGCCTTCGGCGGGGTGTCCGCCGAGGAGGTCGTGCTCGCCGCGGACACCGCCATGTACGCGGCCAAGCGCGCCGGCGGCAACCGGCTCCAGGTGTTCACCGAGCAGCTGCGGGTGCCCGTGCAGGAGCGGATCGCCGCGGAGGGCCGGTTGCGCCGCGCCCTGTCCGGCGACCTCCGGATCACCCTGCCGCTCTGGTTCCAGCCGGTGGTCTCCACCGCCACCGGGCGGATCGCCGGGGCCGAGGCCCTGGTCCGGATGCGCACCCCGGACGGGGAGATCCTCACCCCGTACCACTTCGTCGGCGTGGCCGAGGAGACCGGCCTGATCGTGCCGCTCGGCGAGCACGTGCTCCGTTCCGCCGTCGACCACCTGCTGCACTGGTCGGACCGGCTCGGCTACGTGTCGGTCAACGTCAGCCCGCGGCAGCTCGCCGAGCCGGACTTCGTGCCGATGGTGGCCGGGGTGCTGGCCGGCGCTCCCGGGCTGGACCCGTCCCGGATCGTCCTGGAGATCACCGAGACCGCGCTGCTGGACTCGGCGGTCGACGTCAGTGAGCGGCTCGCCTCGCTCAAGCACCTCGGCGTACGCATCGCCCTGGACGATTTCGGCACCGGATACAGCTCGCTGACCTGGCTCAAGTCGCTGCCCGCCGACATCGTCAAGCTGGACCGCTCGTTCGTGGCCGGTCTCGCCGAGGACCCGCGCAAGGCGTCGATCATCCAGGCCGTGCTGTGGCTGGCCCACTCGCTGGGCATGTCCACGATCGCCGAGGGCGTCGAGGAGCTGTCCGACTGGGAGGCGCTCAAGGCCGCCGGTTGCCCGGCCGTACAGGGCTATCTGTTCAGCAAGCCGCTGCCCGCCCCGGCGTTCGACCGGATGCTTCTGGCATCCCACGAAAGGGCCACCTCGGGTGGAGTTCACTTGAACGAAACCACCGGGACGGTTCTGGCCGGTTAG
- a CDS encoding glycoside hydrolase domain-containing protein: protein MGTAATDLPRAHGLAATWWWPKPQVGNTHPGATSPFGMVSACAYSGAYPTGYGRYAKNTEGVPEDMFGRMQASGFTHFQQSGTGAIRKYYNYVRVTPMVQPLDDLGQSWALEDERAEAGYYAANLATGIRSEVTVGEKVAVHRYTFPDHHSARLVIDLSCGGLAIDLGRTVPLRAQIESMGHGRAQGTVVMEGVPLSVYVEVDSPGWRQMLWYDRRLIPGGTRLDFDSIRHTTLRPFGMLFMGAARAGQTIEVRLGFSLRGCDQARRNLERECGAGQSAFETVRARTRSRWRDHLGRVQVEGGTDARRTVMATALYHSLIKPCIAEDESPNWPDPGPYAFDVCTMWDIYKTQIPLLSAIVPDRAGDVLESLIRVCEEEGNFPIGYRMARGADRFFRQASALAHTALADVHALRRPGIDWSWALVHMVDDLRRLYGEDFWEHGVVHPITHTLDLSYAHHCTAQVARALNDHRLADDLERRSRDWINAFDPATGLLRDSEFYEGGKWNYSFRLLHDMAGRIRMAGGDTAFTAMLDRFFGYGAEPVKQPGRCPDPIEMTAGYALNRFEGLNNEPDMEVPWAYHYAGRPDRTAEIVNSGLTWQFGTGPGGLPGNDDSGGLSSWYVWASLGLFPVAGQNLFLVNAPAFARASLQVEGGEFVIETSGHRDSPIGVDGIDRDPPPQYVQSATLNGRPLHATHLNAADVHHGGRLHLRLGPEPSTWGQRIRPPSLSDPHPKERR from the coding sequence ATCGGCACAGCGGCCACCGATCTGCCTCGGGCACACGGTCTCGCCGCTACCTGGTGGTGGCCGAAACCTCAGGTGGGCAACACCCACCCGGGGGCCACCTCCCCCTTCGGCATGGTCTCGGCCTGTGCCTACTCGGGGGCCTACCCGACCGGCTACGGCCGGTACGCCAAGAACACCGAGGGCGTGCCGGAGGACATGTTCGGCCGGATGCAGGCGTCCGGCTTCACCCACTTCCAGCAGTCCGGCACCGGCGCCATCCGCAAGTACTACAACTATGTGCGGGTCACGCCGATGGTGCAGCCGCTCGACGACCTGGGCCAGTCCTGGGCGCTGGAGGACGAGCGCGCCGAAGCCGGCTACTACGCCGCCAACCTCGCGACCGGCATCCGCTCCGAGGTCACCGTCGGCGAGAAGGTGGCGGTGCACCGCTACACCTTCCCCGACCACCACAGCGCCCGGCTCGTCATCGACCTGTCCTGCGGCGGCCTCGCCATCGACCTCGGCCGGACCGTGCCGCTGCGCGCCCAGATCGAGAGCATGGGCCACGGCCGGGCACAGGGCACCGTGGTCATGGAGGGCGTGCCGCTGTCGGTGTACGTCGAGGTGGACAGTCCCGGCTGGCGGCAGATGCTCTGGTACGACCGGCGGCTCATCCCCGGCGGCACCCGGCTCGACTTCGACAGCATCCGGCACACCACGCTGCGCCCGTTCGGCATGCTCTTCATGGGCGCCGCCCGGGCCGGGCAGACCATAGAGGTCCGGCTGGGCTTTTCGCTGCGCGGCTGCGACCAGGCCCGGCGCAACCTGGAACGCGAGTGCGGCGCGGGGCAGAGCGCCTTCGAGACGGTCCGCGCCCGGACCCGCTCCCGCTGGCGCGACCACCTGGGCCGGGTGCAGGTCGAAGGTGGTACGGACGCGCGCCGCACGGTGATGGCGACCGCCCTCTACCACTCGCTGATCAAGCCGTGCATCGCCGAGGACGAGAGCCCGAACTGGCCCGACCCCGGCCCGTACGCGTTCGACGTCTGCACCATGTGGGACATCTACAAGACGCAGATCCCACTGCTGTCGGCGATCGTCCCGGACCGGGCCGGCGACGTGCTGGAGTCGCTGATCCGGGTGTGCGAGGAGGAGGGCAACTTCCCGATCGGCTACCGGATGGCCCGCGGCGCCGACCGGTTCTTCCGGCAGGCCAGCGCGCTCGCGCACACCGCCCTGGCCGACGTGCACGCGCTGCGGCGGCCGGGCATCGACTGGAGCTGGGCGCTCGTGCACATGGTCGACGACCTGCGCCGGCTCTACGGGGAGGACTTCTGGGAGCACGGCGTGGTGCACCCGATCACGCACACCCTCGATCTCTCGTACGCCCATCACTGCACCGCGCAGGTGGCCCGCGCCCTGAACGACCACCGCCTGGCCGATGATCTGGAGCGGCGCAGCCGCGACTGGATCAACGCCTTCGACCCGGCCACCGGCCTGCTGCGCGACTCGGAGTTCTACGAGGGTGGCAAGTGGAACTACTCGTTCCGGCTGCTGCACGACATGGCCGGGCGGATCCGGATGGCCGGCGGCGACACCGCGTTCACCGCGATGCTGGACCGGTTCTTCGGCTACGGCGCCGAGCCGGTCAAGCAGCCCGGCCGCTGCCCGGATCCGATCGAGATGACCGCCGGGTACGCGCTCAACCGTTTCGAGGGCCTGAACAACGAGCCGGACATGGAAGTGCCCTGGGCCTACCACTACGCGGGCCGCCCGGACCGTACCGCCGAGATCGTCAACTCAGGCCTGACGTGGCAGTTCGGCACCGGACCGGGCGGGCTTCCGGGCAACGACGACTCCGGCGGCCTGAGCTCCTGGTACGTCTGGGCGTCACTGGGCCTGTTCCCGGTGGCCGGACAGAACCTCTTCCTGGTCAACGCACCCGCCTTCGCCCGCGCCTCGCTCCAGGTCGAGGGCGGCGAGTTCGTCATCGAGACCAGCGGGCATCGAGATTCACCGATCGGTGTCGACGGCATCGACCGCGACCCGCCACCCCAGTACGTGCAATCCGCGACCCTCAACGGGAGGCCCCTGCACGCCACCCACCTGAACGCGGCCGACGTCCATCACGGCGGACGGCTGCATCTGCGGCTCGGGCCCGAGCCCTCCACCTGGGGGCAACGGATCCGGCCGCCTTCCCTCTCCGATCCGCACCCTAAGGAACGCCGATGA
- a CDS encoding glycosyltransferase, whose product MSRPTRRLVIAVRADPVICGHSGEARNLAEVALTRGFDDVRLLTWPIPALQSAGLPLKPLDRLLPYSPGITVERPEAVGDYRVPDGRHLAGLTGRLVELLAEPVPTVCLSMYLVPHTQVINDAVTAARAAGFAPDVHTIAKAVGSDVTNVIRSCLREGRFGAATVLLTTFLASDEVVAVSEYTRDEIIAAAEEVDAHCGTGFAEQCRDRVTVSYPPIDAAAFVDPDPVAVDAALANRGLKRGKYILFLSRVARAKGIYDLVIAYGQMRCRDDVTLVVAGTGPALEHVRAMAKEDDRIIFLTDVDDDEKPLLMAGCAAYALPTKPEPDFVETFGIALAEKALAGGGPIITTTTGGVGEAVGDTAVIVEAGDIGGLADAVDRVVLDMSAEERRDLEVRARAHAMTFDRGAVFDQLFQIKTE is encoded by the coding sequence ATGAGCCGACCGACCCGCCGCCTCGTGATCGCGGTCCGAGCCGATCCGGTCATCTGTGGACACTCCGGCGAGGCCCGCAACCTCGCCGAAGTGGCCCTCACCCGTGGTTTCGACGATGTACGGCTGCTCACCTGGCCGATCCCCGCCCTGCAATCGGCCGGGCTGCCGCTCAAGCCGCTCGACCGGCTGCTGCCGTACAGCCCCGGCATCACCGTGGAACGGCCCGAGGCGGTGGGCGACTACCGGGTCCCGGACGGCCGCCACCTGGCCGGGCTCACCGGCCGCCTGGTCGAGCTGCTCGCCGAACCGGTGCCCACCGTCTGCCTGTCGATGTACCTGGTACCCCACACCCAGGTGATCAACGACGCGGTCACCGCGGCCCGGGCCGCCGGGTTCGCCCCCGACGTGCACACCATCGCCAAGGCGGTCGGCTCCGACGTCACCAACGTCATCCGCTCCTGCCTGCGCGAGGGCCGGTTCGGGGCGGCCACCGTGCTGCTCACCACCTTCCTGGCCAGCGACGAGGTGGTGGCGGTCTCCGAGTACACCCGCGACGAGATCATCGCCGCGGCCGAGGAGGTCGACGCCCACTGCGGCACCGGCTTCGCCGAACAGTGCCGGGACCGGGTCACCGTCAGCTACCCGCCGATCGACGCGGCCGCCTTCGTGGACCCCGACCCGGTCGCCGTCGACGCCGCCCTGGCCAACCGCGGCCTGAAACGCGGGAAGTACATCCTGTTCCTCTCCCGGGTGGCCCGCGCCAAGGGCATCTACGACCTGGTCATCGCGTACGGCCAGATGCGCTGCCGGGACGACGTGACACTCGTCGTGGCGGGCACCGGGCCGGCCCTCGAACACGTGCGGGCGATGGCCAAGGAGGACGACCGGATCATCTTCCTCACCGATGTGGACGACGACGAGAAGCCGCTGCTCATGGCCGGATGCGCGGCGTACGCCCTGCCCACCAAACCGGAGCCGGACTTCGTCGAGACCTTCGGCATCGCGCTCGCCGAGAAGGCCCTCGCCGGCGGCGGGCCGATCATCACGACCACGACCGGGGGAGTGGGCGAGGCGGTCGGCGACACCGCGGTCATCGTCGAGGCGGGCGACATCGGCGGGCTCGCCGACGCGGTCGACCGGGTGGTGCTCGACATGTCCGCCGAGGAACGCCGGGACCTGGAGGTGCGCGCGCGGGCACACGCCATGACCTTCGACCGCGGCGCCGTCTTCGACCAGCTCTTCCAGATCAAAACCGAATGA
- a CDS encoding SRPBCC family protein, with protein sequence MNKIVEATIEADPKLPIIRLTRDFAATPAQLLRAHTDPEIFVLWSGPDSLTNTIDYWDARTGGSWRYVARRGDEEYAFRGTFHEVGPERIVQTFTFEGQPEGVALETLWFEDLGDGRTRLHAQSLVDSFEGRDAWLQSGMEVGVNEGYAKLERLAAEHKI encoded by the coding sequence ATGAACAAGATCGTGGAGGCCACCATCGAGGCCGACCCGAAGCTGCCGATCATCCGGCTCACCCGGGACTTCGCGGCCACCCCGGCGCAGCTGCTCCGGGCGCACACCGATCCGGAGATCTTCGTGCTGTGGAGCGGTCCGGACTCGCTGACCAACACCATCGACTACTGGGACGCGCGGACCGGTGGCAGCTGGCGGTATGTGGCCAGGCGCGGCGACGAGGAGTACGCGTTCCGCGGCACCTTCCACGAGGTGGGACCGGAGCGGATCGTGCAGACCTTCACCTTCGAGGGCCAGCCGGAGGGTGTGGCACTGGAGACGCTGTGGTTCGAGGACCTCGGCGACGGGCGGACCCGGCTGCACGCGCAGTCGCTGGTGGACAGCTTCGAGGGCCGGGACGCCTGGTTGCAGAGCGGCATGGAGGTCGGCGTCAACGAGGGTTACGCCAAACTCGAGCGACTGGCCGCGGAGCACAAGATCTAG
- a CDS encoding ArsR/SmtB family transcription factor, translated as MSADSLSRVFAALADPTRRDMVARLADGDATVNQLAEPYRMSLQAIYKHLRVLEEAGLVTRPPGPQPRAVHLETEVFDRMNDWIERYRSRAEQRFSRLDAVLDAMRTDEKDAMRTDEKPEREGEGQQ; from the coding sequence ATGTCGGCGGATTCACTGTCCCGGGTGTTCGCGGCGCTCGCCGATCCCACCAGGCGGGACATGGTGGCCCGGCTGGCCGACGGGGACGCGACGGTCAACCAGCTCGCCGAGCCGTACCGGATGTCGTTGCAGGCGATCTACAAACACCTGCGCGTGCTGGAGGAGGCGGGACTGGTCACCCGGCCGCCGGGGCCGCAACCCCGGGCGGTGCACCTGGAGACGGAGGTGTTCGACCGGATGAACGACTGGATCGAGCGCTACCGCAGCCGCGCCGAGCAGCGGTTCAGCCGGCTCGACGCGGTGCTGGACGCGATGCGCACGGACGAGAAGGACGCGATGCGCACGGACGAGAAGCCAGAGCGAGAGGGAGAGGGACAACAATGA
- a CDS encoding glutamate-cysteine ligase family protein — MGSLSERAAEEFVAARAFAPGLPGFVGITVDLPVDPGCAPVGRRSLRHGFLDIRSPRVMTVSGPPSPGIEVALRRMSDDLAASARIAEQHRLSVPGQPSTGTEQHWLSTPGQTTTGTGQHRLSTPGQTTTGTGQHRLSTPGQTTTGTDHRLSMSGQASAGAQLDGAEQVARSDGAEQVAWSATAGIRVGLEAGLDGGGPLGLPRRWALAHTLAPVLAAAFANSPLRHGRPTGWRSVRQAARRTLPVLHPGGGDPRAAWTAYAMEASGSGGTSPRQTLRELGRITIADLERHLAGLRPPVAARGHLELDVADHQPGDGWRIVAAVTSILLDDPRAATEAADATAHLAGEPALWERAARDALTDPVLAAAARDCFLAAYAGLARQGVSRELRDAVADFTERYVYRGRCPADDVLDQATARP; from the coding sequence ATGGGAAGCCTGAGTGAGCGGGCGGCCGAGGAGTTCGTGGCGGCGCGGGCGTTCGCACCGGGGCTGCCCGGGTTCGTGGGAATCACCGTCGATCTGCCGGTGGATCCGGGGTGCGCCCCTGTCGGGCGGCGGTCGCTGCGGCACGGGTTCCTGGACATCCGGTCGCCGCGGGTGATGACCGTCAGCGGACCGCCGTCGCCCGGGATCGAGGTGGCGCTCCGGCGGATGAGTGACGACCTGGCCGCCTCGGCGCGAATCGCGGAGCAGCATCGACTCAGCGTGCCGGGGCAGCCCTCGACCGGCACGGAGCAACATTGGCTCAGCACGCCCGGGCAGACCACGACCGGCACGGGACAACATCGACTCAGCACGCCCGGACAGACCACGACCGGCACGGGACAACATCGACTCAGCACGCCCGGACAGACCACGACCGGCACGGACCATCGGCTCAGCATGTCGGGACAGGCCTCGGCCGGCGCGCAGTTGGACGGCGCCGAGCAGGTGGCCCGGTCGGACGGCGCCGAGCAGGTGGCGTGGTCGGCGACCGCTGGGATCAGGGTGGGGCTCGAGGCGGGGCTGGACGGGGGTGGACCGCTCGGGCTGCCGCGCCGCTGGGCGCTGGCTCACACGCTCGCTCCGGTGCTGGCGGCCGCTTTTGCGAATTCGCCGTTGCGGCACGGTCGGCCGACCGGCTGGCGCAGCGTACGCCAGGCGGCGCGACGTACCCTGCCGGTCCTCCACCCTGGAGGCGGGGATCCGCGGGCCGCTTGGACGGCGTACGCGATGGAGGCGAGCGGAAGCGGAGGCACCTCGCCGCGGCAGACGCTCCGCGAACTGGGCCGAATCACCATCGCCGACCTGGAGCGGCACCTGGCGGGGCTGCGGCCGCCGGTGGCCGCGCGCGGCCATCTCGAACTCGACGTGGCCGACCACCAACCGGGCGACGGCTGGCGGATCGTGGCGGCGGTGACGTCGATTCTGCTGGACGATCCGCGGGCCGCCACGGAGGCCGCCGACGCGACCGCGCATCTGGCCGGCGAGCCCGCGCTGTGGGAACGCGCGGCCCGGGACGCGCTCACCGATCCGGTGCTGGCGGCCGCCGCGCGGGACTGTTTCCTGGCCGCTTACGCGGGTCTGGCCCGGCAGGGCGTCTCGCGAGAGCTGCGCGACGCGGTCGCCGATTTCACTGAGAGGTACGTCTACCGGGGCCGTTGTCCCGCCGACGACGTCCTGGACCAGGCGACCGCCCGCCCCTGA